The sequence below is a genomic window from Sphingobacterium sp. ML3W.
AAATCACCTTAGGATGTTCTTATAAAGGAAGAATATGGAGTTATTTAAGGAATGATTTAAAAGGTTTTATTGATTGGTGTGGTAACTTAGGGAAAAAGTTGATTGATGAAAGCATAGATGCAAATCAAGTTTTACGTGATACTTTAATTCCAGAGATAATTTCTGAAATGCCTAGGATATATCCAACTCATATTGATTGGGATAATAATTTTTATGATTTTCCTGAGTCAAAGATTGAAATTAATATAAATGGAGTTTTTAATTCAGCTTATTGTTCCGTTTCTATTATTAATGAAAATGATAATGGAATTGTTGAATTTGAAATAATAACACCCAATGGTTCAGCTAGATTTAAAAAAGAATTGTTTATTGATACTGATATCCAAGGAAATCAATTCCCCAATTTTAGAATAACCAAATTAGATAATGTTCAATGTGAGATAAAAATTTCATCTAAGACTTTTGATATAGCTGAATATTTAAATTTATATCCACCAATTATATGGTTTGCTGATGGTTCTGCATTACAAGGAAATGAATATGTTCAACTTAAGCAAATAATACAACCTTATTCTATAGATATGTTACTTGCATGGAATTGGAATGATGTTGATTTAAGTAAAGAAGCTCAGGGAATTAATCCATTAAAAACTGATTCAATACAATATAAAGTTATTCAAGAGCTAAAACAAGGTGATTTTGACATCATTTACGATGATGATTATTCAGGGGAAATAGCCGATTTAATCACAATAAAAGAAAATGATAATGAAATTAATATTCAATTTTATCATCTTAAGTTTGCAAAAGATGGATTGGTAAATACTAGAGTTGACAATTTTTATGAAGTATGTGGTCAAGCTCAAAAATCAATTCATTGGAAGCATAAAAGCGGTTTAGAGTTTTTTCAACATTTATTGAGAAGAGAAGTTAAAACTCGAAATGGAGATGAAAGAAGTAGAATTGAAAAAGGAACAAAAGGAGATTTAGAAAGATTATTAGCCATTGCAAAAAACAGAAAGCCTATGAGTTTTGAAATTTTCATCGTACAACCAAGTTTATCAAAGCAAAGAACTTCTGAATCAATTTTAACTATATTAGGCGTAACAGCTAATTATTTAAAGGAAGTTGGGGATATTGATTTAAAAGTAATTGTAAATGAATAATATTATAAAACGAATCCAACTCCAAAGTTTGTTGCTTCTTTTGGTAACGTTGGAAGGATATACTATTGACTAATAAAAACTACTAGAGAACTTAAGATTATGATTAATTCGATACACATAAAAGCAGTAGCAACATACAATTCCAATGAAGGTGTTTCAATAAATGAATTAAAAAGAGTCAATTTCTTTTTTGGTTTTAATGGTTCAGGTAAGTCAACAATAGGCAAATACCTACATAACCTTAGCTTAGATACAAATAGTCAAAATTCAGACTTCAATCAATGTTCACATGTAGGATATGATGAGATTCAGCATCAGATTTTAACCTTTAACGAAGATTTTATTGAAGAAAATTTTGTGAGTAATAGTGACCTAAAAGGGGTGTTTTCTTTAAATCAATCAAATGCAATAATAGATCAACAGATTAAAGATGAAGAAGATAATGTTGAAAATTTTAAAAATCAGATTGATAAGTATAAAGCTAAGATAAAAGCAGTTGATACCAATAGGGAGGAAAAACAAACGAATTTAGTAAGTCATTGTTGGAATCAACGAAAAACGTTTGACAGTTTTACAAAGGTTAGATTAGCTCATTCTGGTAGCAGTTCTAATCATTCAAAAGAAGTAAAGCGCATATTGCAAAATCCATTAGGTACAATTCCTACAATTGCCACCCTCACAGGAAGTTATCAAAGCTTATGTGAAAAGGAACTTAAAGAAATTCAAATAAGTGTTGATGCTAAGGTATATTTGGAGTTACGTAAGTTAGAAGAAAAGATTAATAGCCTTTTACGAGAAGTAATTGTTGGAAATGAAGATGTTAATATTTCCGGATTAATTCAAACACTTAATTCAAGAAATTGGGTCGAGCAAGGATTAGATTATATTGAATCTTCAGGTAGTACTTGTCCTTTCTGTCAGCAAGAGACCATTGATGTAGAATTAAGAGAACAGTTTTCTAAGTTTTTTGATGAAACTTATAAAGAAAAAATAGCTGAATTAGAAGTATTGAAATCTTCATATAGAGAGAAGGCGTATATTTTTATTTCCAATATCTCTCAAATGCAAAATGAGTTTAATCCTCAAAATAAAGTATCAAATCTTGTGATAACCTTATCATCATTATTTGACGATAATGTAGGTGTAATAAAATATAAAATAGTCCATTCGAACGAGAAAAAATCAATTGTCAGCTTGACCACAAAAAAAGCAGATTTGTCTGAAATTATAAAACTGATAAAAGGTAATAACCAACTATTTTATGATTTAGATGCTAATAAAGAAACTTTGCTTGAAGACATATGGAAGTATATAGCTAATAATTGTCAAAATGAAATTGATCTTTTTACAAGGAGAGAAGTTAAATATGATAATATTAAACAGTTATCCAATCAATTGAAAACTTATAATGATGGTAAAATTACAGCAGCAAAGCAAAATATTGAAACCCTAAGAAACCAAACAGCAGATACAAAAGAAGCGGTCGATTATATCAATGATTTACTGAAAAATGCAGGCTTCGAAGGTTTTGAAATTGCAGAAAAAGATAAGGTAAATAATATTTCTAGATACTATTTGAAGCGTCCTAAAACACAGGACAATAAATCAATATTTGAAACACTTAGCGAAGGCGAAAAGAATTTTATTTCGTTTCTATATTTCTATAGGTTGTGTTTAGGAACTGATAACCTTCAAAATAATAGTAATAAAAAGAAAATAATTGTCATTGATGACCCTATTTCCAGTTTAGACAGTCAGGCTCTTTTTATTATTACCACTTTAATTAGAGACTTAATCCAAAGAAAAGGTAATAGTAATAAACCTGATAAACAGTTATTTTTGAATCAAAATATTAATCAGGTATTTATCTTAACTCACAATTTCTATTTTTATAAAGAAGTATCATTTGAAAAAAGATTGATTTGCACAAACTACTATCAT
It includes:
- a CDS encoding AAA family ATPase produces the protein MINSIHIKAVATYNSNEGVSINELKRVNFFFGFNGSGKSTIGKYLHNLSLDTNSQNSDFNQCSHVGYDEIQHQILTFNEDFIEENFVSNSDLKGVFSLNQSNAIIDQQIKDEEDNVENFKNQIDKYKAKIKAVDTNREEKQTNLVSHCWNQRKTFDSFTKVRLAHSGSSSNHSKEVKRILQNPLGTIPTIATLTGSYQSLCEKELKEIQISVDAKVYLELRKLEEKINSLLREVIVGNEDVNISGLIQTLNSRNWVEQGLDYIESSGSTCPFCQQETIDVELREQFSKFFDETYKEKIAELEVLKSSYREKAYIFISNISQMQNEFNPQNKVSNLVITLSSLFDDNVGVIKYKIVHSNEKKSIVSLTTKKADLSEIIKLIKGNNQLFYDLDANKETLLEDIWKYIANNCQNEIDLFTRREVKYDNIKQLSNQLKTYNDGKITAAKQNIETLRNQTADTKEAVDYINDLLKNAGFEGFEIAEKDKVNNISRYYLKRPKTQDNKSIFETLSEGEKNFISFLYFYRLCLGTDNLQNNSNKKKIIVIDDPISSLDSQALFIITTLIRDLIQRKGNSNKPDKQLFLNQNINQVFILTHNFYFYKEVSFEKRLICTNYYHFNIKKVENSTLISGQYDRIIKDDYSLLWSSLKEIKDNLQNVNANNIFISNTMRRIIESYVNFIGLGTDVWSVLLNEDKNLPTYYIKCAFISTINDESHKVSTLDGIYYQKIINEQPQVLFDVFLSIFKTIGKNHYELMMSEEIPNNNIPKLQ